From one Perca fluviatilis chromosome 10, GENO_Pfluv_1.0, whole genome shotgun sequence genomic stretch:
- the LOC120566380 gene encoding heterogeneous nuclear ribonucleoprotein A0-like — translation MSDQLCKLFVGGLNVDTDDDGLRKHFEQYGSLTDCVVVVNKQLQRSRCFGFVTYSSPEEADAAMAARPHTVDGNSVEVKRAVAREDANKPEALAKVKKIFVGGLKDDIEEEHLSDYFSQYGQIEKAEVISEKETGKKRGFGFVYFTDHDAADKAVVVKFHTVNGHKVEVKKALTKQEMQAANRTGMAPRGRGRGGMRGNQNGYGSREYGGNYNYGNGGGYNGGGGGGGYGGYGGPYGGGYGEQTSGYGGGNGYNEFGSGYGQHSSGYGPMKVPPFGGQRSAAPYTRGGGGGGYPRGGYGGGY, via the coding sequence ATGTCTGACCAGCTTTGCAAACTTTTTGTCGGGGGCCTAAACGTGGACACCGACGACGATGGCCTGCGCAAGCATTTTGAGCAGTACGGATCGCTTACCGACTGCGTTGTTGTCGTGAACAAGCAGCTACAGCGATCCCGCTGTTTCGGCTTTGTAACCTACTCCTCGCCTGAGGAGGCCGATGCAGCAATGGCGGCTAGGCCTCACACCGTCGACGGCAACTCAGTCGAGGTGAAGCGTGCCGTGGCGAGAGAAGACGCCAACAAGCCAGAGGCCCTAGCAAAGGTGAAGAAAATCTTCGTTGGCGGTCTGAAAGACGATATCGAAGAGGAACATCTGAGCGACTACTTCTCTCAGTACGGCCAAATCGAGAAGGCCGAAGTCATCTCGGAGAAGGAGACCGGAAAGAAGAGGGGCTTCGGCTTTGTTTACTTCACCGATCACGACGCAGCCGACAAAGCAGTTGTAGTGAAGTTTCATACCGTCAATGGACACAAAGTTGAGGTGAAGAAAGCCCTGACCAAGCAGGAGATGCAGGCGGCCAACAGAACCGGCATGGCGCCGAGAGGCAGAGGTAGAGGAGGCATGCGGGGAAATCAAAATGGCTACGGCAGCAGGGAGTACGGCGGAAACTACAACTACGGAAATGGCGGAGGCTACAACGGTGGCGGCGGCGGTGGCGGCTACGGAGGGTACGGCGGACCTTATGGGGGTGGTTACGGAGAGCAGACAAGTGGCTACGGCGGTGGAAACGGCTACAACGAGTTTGGCAGCGGGTATGGCCAGCATTCTTCTGGTTACGGCCCCATGAAAGTGCCACCCTTCGGCGGTCAAAGGAGCGCTGCTCCCTACACCAGAGGCGGCGGCGGTGGGGGCTACCCCAGGGGGGGCTACGGCGGCGGCTACTAA
- the LOC120566381 gene encoding heterogeneous nuclear ribonucleoprotein A0-like: MATKLCKLFVGGLNVETTEDGVRKYFEQFGTLNDCVVVMNQQLGRSRCFGFITYSTPEEADAAMAAKPHVVEGHDVELKRAIAREDANNPDILANVKKIFVGGVKDHIEADNLTEYFSQFGVVEKAEIISDKQTGRKRGFGFVFFEDTDSATKAVLTKYHVINGNKVEVKKALTKQEMSTGGRGRGRGRGMQSYGGGRGGGGYGGGYGSNYGGGYGGGYNGGGGGGYGGGYGGYGGYDEGGYDNQMGGGYSNGDFGDGYGQQHSSYGAVKGTYNAHRSAPPYNRGGGGGYGRGGGGFSGGY, translated from the coding sequence ATGGCCACCAAACTTTGCAAGCTTTTTGTCGGAGGCCTCAACGTGGAGACCACAGAAGATGGCGTCCGCAAGTATTTTGAACAGTTTGGCACGCTCAACGACTGCGTTGTGGTCATGAACCAGCAGCTCGGCCGGTCCCGCTGTTTCGGGTTTATCACCTACTCGACACCGGAGGAGGCCGACGCTGCAATGGCGGCTAAGCCACATGTCGTCGAAGGCCACGACGTGGAATTGAAAAGGGCCATAGCACGAGAGGATGCTAATAACCCTGACATCCTCGCCAACGTGAAGAAAATTTTTGTCGGCGGTGTGAAAGACCACATCGAGGCGGACAACCTGACCGAGTACTTCTCCCAGTTCGGCGTGGTGGAGAAGGCCGAGATCATCTCTGACAAGCAGACCGGCAGGAAGAGGGGCTTCGGCTTTGTCTTCTTCGAGGACACCGACTCCGCCACCAAAGCGGTGCTGACAAAGTACCACGTCATCAATGGGAACAAAGTGGAGGTGAAGAAAGCTCTGACCAAGCAGGAGATGTCCACCGGTGGCCGCGGAAGAGGTCGAGGAAGGGGGATGCAAAGCTATGGCGGCGGAAGAGGAGGTGGTGGCTACGGAGGCGGCTACGGCAGTAATTACGGAGGCGGCTATGGCGGGGGTTACAACGGCGGCGGCGGTGGAGGATACGGAGGAGGATACGGGGGGTACGGGGGATACGACGAGGGAGGATATGACAACCAGATGGGGGGTGGATACAGTAACGGTGACTTTGGGGATGGCTACGGACAGCAGCACTCTAGTTATGGTGCAGTGAAGGGCACCTACAACGCTCACAGGAGCGCGCCTCCTTACAACAGAGGCGGCGGTGGCGGTTACGGTCGGGGCGGTGGTGGATTCAGTGGTGGGTATTAG